From Methanocella paludicola SANAE, a single genomic window includes:
- the pyrI gene encoding aspartate carbamoyltransferase regulatory subunit yields the protein MNVSDRELRVKPINNGTVIDHIESGQALNVLKILGIGSHSKTVVSLLMNVPSGAMGAKDVVKVEGRELDPEEVDTIALISPRATINIIRNYEVAEKFRVGMPRKVVGIIKCGNPNCISNSNEPVSSKFMVESADPVLLRCSYCEFVLDKNIADNLL from the coding sequence ATGAACGTGAGCGATCGCGAGCTAAGGGTAAAGCCGATCAACAACGGCACCGTCATCGACCACATCGAGTCGGGGCAGGCGCTCAACGTGCTAAAGATCTTAGGCATCGGCAGCCACTCCAAAACAGTTGTAAGCCTGCTCATGAACGTGCCCAGCGGCGCCATGGGCGCCAAGGACGTGGTCAAGGTCGAGGGAAGAGAGCTCGACCCCGAGGAGGTCGATACCATCGCCCTCATCTCCCCCAGGGCCACCATCAACATCATCCGCAATTACGAGGTCGCCGAGAAGTTCCGGGTGGGCATGCCCAGGAAAGTCGTGGGTATCATCAAGTGCGGCAACCCGAACTGCATTTCTAACAGTAACGAGCCCGTGAGCTCGAAGTTCATGGTCGAGTCGGCGGACCCCGTGCTTTTACGGTGCTCCTATTGCGAGTTCGTGCTCGATAAGAACATCGCCGATAATTTATTGTAG
- the hmgA gene encoding hydroxymethylglutaryl-CoA reductase (NADPH) gives MSEDIVKKLASGELKLHQADEHSTSRREAVDMRREAVSMLTGADLSNIGKYSYDPEVATRKNIENAIGAVQIPLGIAGPITIHGDYAKGDFYLPLATTEGALVASVNRGCSVCRAAGGVTVAVMQDEMTRAPVVKAKDLKEAKRLADAVKTPEMFAEMRAVVGTTTRHGELLRVDPYVVGRSVFLRMAFDTKDAMGMNMVTIASDKVMRELEKKFDVKLVALSSNMCTDKKPAAINVIEGRGRTTVAEVIVPREVVLERLKAAPEDMCDVNYRKNFLGSARAVSFGFNAQVANVIAAMYIACGQDPAHVVEGSNAITSAEMDGDDLHFSVSFPSLPMGTVGGGTGLATQSECLNLLGVKGGGTPPGSNARKLAEIVASAGLAGELSLLGALASQDLAKAHAKYGR, from the coding sequence ATGAGCGAGGATATCGTGAAAAAGCTGGCGAGCGGCGAGCTGAAGCTCCACCAGGCCGACGAGCATTCTACGTCCCGCAGGGAGGCCGTCGACATGCGGCGGGAGGCCGTGAGCATGCTTACCGGCGCCGATCTTTCTAACATCGGCAAATACTCATACGACCCCGAGGTCGCCACCAGGAAGAACATCGAGAACGCCATCGGCGCCGTCCAGATACCATTAGGCATCGCCGGCCCGATCACCATCCATGGCGACTACGCGAAGGGCGACTTTTACCTGCCCCTGGCCACGACGGAGGGCGCCCTGGTGGCCAGCGTGAACCGGGGCTGCTCGGTGTGCCGGGCCGCCGGGGGCGTGACCGTGGCGGTCATGCAGGACGAGATGACCCGGGCCCCCGTGGTCAAGGCGAAAGACCTTAAAGAGGCGAAGCGCCTGGCGGACGCGGTAAAGACGCCCGAGATGTTCGCCGAGATGAGGGCCGTCGTGGGCACGACCACCAGGCACGGCGAGCTCCTCAGGGTCGACCCCTACGTCGTGGGAAGGAGCGTGTTCCTGCGGATGGCGTTCGACACGAAGGACGCCATGGGCATGAACATGGTGACCATCGCCTCCGATAAAGTGATGCGGGAGCTCGAGAAGAAGTTCGACGTGAAGCTCGTGGCGCTGTCCAGCAACATGTGCACCGACAAGAAGCCCGCGGCCATCAACGTCATCGAGGGGAGGGGAAGGACCACCGTTGCGGAGGTCATCGTTCCCCGCGAGGTCGTCCTGGAGAGGCTCAAGGCGGCGCCGGAGGACATGTGCGACGTGAACTACCGGAAGAATTTCCTGGGAAGCGCCCGGGCGGTGTCGTTCGGCTTCAACGCCCAGGTGGCCAACGTCATCGCGGCCATGTACATCGCCTGCGGCCAGGACCCGGCGCACGTGGTGGAGGGGAGCAATGCCATCACGTCGGCCGAGATGGACGGCGACGACCTGCACTTCTCCGTGTCGTTCCCGAGCCTGCCCATGGGCACGGTCGGCGGGGGCACGGGCCTGGCCACGCAGAGCGAGTGCCTGAATTTATTAGGCGTGAAGGGCGGCGGGACCCCGCCGGGCTCCAACGCCCGAAAGCTCGCGGAGATCGTGGCGTCCGCGGGGCTCGCAGGAGAGCTGTCGCTCCTGGGCGCGCTGGCCTCCCAGGACCTCGCTAAGGCGCACGCAAAGTACGGGCGCTGA